One genomic region from Chiloscyllium plagiosum isolate BGI_BamShark_2017 chromosome 21, ASM401019v2, whole genome shotgun sequence encodes:
- the LOC122560780 gene encoding ATP-sensitive inward rectifier potassium channel 12, which translates to MTGVRDNRYSAVSSEENGLRLSTMPGINGYGNGKIHTRRKCRSRFVKKNGQCNVQFANMSDKPQRYIADIFTTCVDVRWRYMLLIFSLAFVISWLAFGLAFWLIALIHGDLENPTGDDTFMPCVLQVNGFIAAFLFSIETQTTIGYGFRCVTEECPLAIFLVVFQSIVGCIIDSFMIGAIMAKMARPKKRAQTLLFSHNAVIAMRDGKLSLMWRVGNLRKSHIVEAHVRAQLIKPRITEEGEYIPLDQIDIDVGFDKGYDRIFLVSPITILHEIDEESPLYGISKQDLEMADFEIVVILEGMVEATAMTTQARSSYLASEILWGQRFEPVLFEEKDQYKVDYSHFHKTYEVPTTPRCSAKELMESKFLVPSTNSFCYENELAFMSRDEEDEGDDDDSRVLDDPSPNSSRHEFDRLQATLALDQRSYRRESEI; encoded by the coding sequence ATGACTGGTGTCCGTGATAACCGCTACAGTGCTGTATCCTCAGAAGAAAACGGGTTGAGGTTGTCAACCATGCCAGGGATCAACGGCTATGGCAATGGGAAGATCCACACCAGGAGGAAGTGCCGCAGTCGTTTTGTGAAGAAGAACGGCCAGTGCAATGTCCAGTTTGCGAATATGAGCGACAAACCCCAGCGGTACATTGCTGACATCTTCACCACGTGCGTGGATGTCCGCTGGCGCTACATGCTGCTGATCTTTTCACTAGCCTTTGTCATCTCATGGTTGGCTTTTGGCCTGGCATTCTGGCTCATTGCGCTGATACACGGTGACCTCGAGAACCCTACTGGTGACGACACTTTCATGCCCTGCGTTTTGCAGGTGAATGGATTCATCGCTGCCTTCCTTTTTTCCATTGAAACCCAGACAACCATCGGGTACGGTTTCCGCTGTGTGACGGAAGAGTGTCCATTGGCGATCTTCTTGGTGGTCTTCCAGTCCATCGTAGGTTGCATCATAGACTCGTTCATGATTGGTGCCATAATGGCTAAGATGGCACGGCCGAAGAAACGAGCCCAGACGTTACTTTTTAGCCATAATGCGGTTATAGCCATGAGGGATGGCAAACTCTCTCTTATGTGGCGGGTTGGAAATCTGAGGAAAAGTCACATAGTGGAAGCCCATGTCCGGGCTCAGTTAATCAAGCCACGGATCACTGAGGAAGGAGAATATATACCCCTTGACCAGATTGACATTGACGTGGGTTTTGATAAAGGATATGATCGTATATTCTTAGTTTCCCCAATAACTATTCTCCATGAGATTGATGAGGAAAGTCCACTGTATGGTATTAGTAAGCAGGACCTGGAGATGGCAGATTTTGAAATAGTGGTAATCCTTGAAGGAATGGTGGAAGCTACGGCGATGACCACACAAGCTCGCAGCTCCTATTTGGCCAGTGAGATTCTATGGGGCCAGCGATTTGAACCAGTGCTGTTTGAGGAGAAGGACCAGTATAAAGTGGACTATTCACATTTCCATAAAACCTATGAGGTGCCCACAACCCCTCGATGCAGTGCCAAGGAACTGATGGAAAGCAAGTTCCTCGTTCCCAGCACAAACTCCTTCTGCTACGAGAATGAGTTGGCTTTCATGAGCCGAGATGAGGAAGACGAGGGTGATGATGATGACAGTAGGGTCTTGGATGATCCAAGCCCAAACAGCAGTCGACATGAATTTGACCGATTACAGGCAACTTTAGCGTTGGATCAAAGGTCTTACAGAAGAGAGTCTGAGATATGA